The following coding sequences lie in one Xylocopa sonorina isolate GNS202 chromosome 15, iyXylSono1_principal, whole genome shotgun sequence genomic window:
- the LOC143430730 gene encoding tonsoku-like protein yields the protein MSTMDIDRLIKKKKRVKRDGNLQQLAEIAKELGDTYYEMDKYKEALREYTEQLEVCSILEDKLNIAVAHRMIGEMHVNLCSYEEALKHQNLYLAGAKEIANTLEKQRAYATLGRTYFCWAESLPEKSESRIDVLTSARKAYTKSIHLCNKLENTDITLKELITMRARLLLNLGLVLEAERKHQEAIDLMEKAADLFITHNLREDFFRTQIALGGVCDRNCDYDSALKYFDIAAETDSPLRTEALLFQAELLLKIERWRESRKILVSLYTRPSLPPNLKHQVERCLRIVATLHATEDALSIEESTDGTLKLYETLGDAAVAANCFEKAISYYRKMLECAEEINSDRIGAALLSLAQTLKDVGRYNEALDFARKEFELCTDPREICRSGLFLADLLITTKASNEKIEESYDIALKNAKACRDVFLEASVLKDRLNYLENSGRTEEVNALKEKLNALKELSTGTDSVSESDSEENNIGADICLDDLSDVEAELEFKKRCRSRKRTKNNTMAVKRNEKGETQLHVACINGNIEAVEKLLESGHTTNIRDHFGWTPLHEAANHGHIEIAKLLLKHGANIDDPGSLMCQGVTPLHDAASCGNFAMIRFLIEHGANVLLKTDEGDTVLDCLEQWRDRVDSLSSDDQAGYDEIHELLCDRIPADDRRNSKHSHKTPCSSKARNTEGNSTAKRISASEDYKRTIASLMHRSDPIGISLSRSKRNAKPLLNSEEMLSDDWLEDDINESFRNRCPDEQSTSMTKRKSSNDDVDPGKYLKRQKTSYQNPEVIDKEPAMVMEQDSNDSCNSEIMQVFKERKNQKRKQQMSLLSIGFSKSTISRTPSPATPSCVEPESEEIDATKSVILNISVDGKVFKTQVEFSNTMKPLVQDIVSDIESKFYNNCGCKVKLELRAMNGIAINSNNVFTILNEGDIIKNFVCEIIELDTPPIVERYGTICKNYNIDVRECTLKCLRTCENTFILRLKHDVKRMELISLLKTVEYQKNIQILDLSDSILYAIGDVLNDCILKLSTLQELCLQGCDINSNCLSNIEKFPPELKVLNLSYNPLGSTSKEILCKLLAPLTQLRTLNLRYCQLRTFPSVSNKNNLINLDVSDNKFNDGGLCTVVQRQLLNLNLSNTISSGFNFVKNIINKPNFSFINVECLELAFCELTDIDVENVLSHTSNLSRFLLRGNRNVGIRSLNMLLNYKPTLRYIDVSGCKDISEFPNSEVFIEKPEICTLIVSMDEKMCECWIELWRGEGIVKKLPHNLTVFKPVIEFGS from the exons ATGTCAACAATGGATATCGATA GATTaattaaaaagaagaaacgggTCAAGCGTGATGGCAACCTTCAGCAATTGGCTGAGATTGCTAAAGAGCTTGGCGATACATATTACGAGATGGACAAGTACAAAGAAGCTTTGCGGGAGTATACGGAACAATTGGAAGTCTGCAGTATCTTAGAGGATAAATTAAATATTGCCGTGGCTCACAGAATGATCGGAGAGATGCATGTAAATCTTTGCTCCTATGAGGAAGCATTGAAGCATCAGAATCTTTATTTGG CAGGAGCCAAGGAGATAGCAAACACTTTAGAGAAACAAAGAGCTTATGCAACTTTAGGTAGAACATACTTTTGCTGGGCTGAAAGCTTGCCTGAAAAATCTGAAAGTAGGATCGATGTTCTCACTAGTGCGAGAAAAGCATACACGAAGAGTATACATCTTTGTAATAA GCTAGAAAATACTGATATCACCTTAAAAGAATTAATTACAATGAGAGCACGGCTGCTATTGAATCTGGGCTTGGTATTGGAAGCTGAAAGGAAACATCAAGAAGCTATTGATTTGATGGAAAAAGCCGCCGATTTATTCATAACGCATAATTTGCGAGAAGATTTCTTTAGAACGCAAATTGCTCTTGGTGGAGTTTGTGATCGAAATTGTGATTACGATTCTGCATTGAAATATTTTGATATTGCTGCTGAAACCGACAGTCCGTTAAGAACGGAGGCACTACTCTTTCAAGCAGAATTACTCTTGAAAATTGAAAGATGGCGTGAATCGCGGAAAATATTAGTGTCCCTTTACACTAGACCTTCTTTACCACCAAATTTGAAACATCAAGTAGAGCGGTGTCTTAGGATAG TTGCAACATTACACGCAACTGAAGACGCTCTAAGTATAGAAGAAAGCACTGACGGTACGTTGAAACTTTACGAAACCCTTGGGGACGCAGCGGTGGCTGCGAATTGTTTCGAAAAAGCCATAAGTTATTATAGAAAAATGCTCGAGTGTGCGGAGGAGATTAACAGCGATCGCATAGGAGCAGCTTTATTGAGTTTGGCGCAAACTTTAAAAGACGTTGGACGGTATAACGAAGCGTTAGATTTTGCTCGCAAAGAATTTGAATTATGCACAGATCCACGCGAAATCTGTAGATCGGGGTTGTTCCTGGCAGATCTGCTGATAACTACGAAAGCGAGTAATGAGAAGATTGAAGAATCATACGATATAGCCTTGAAGAACGCGAAAGCTTGCCGTGATGTTTTTTTGGAGGCAAGCGTCTTGAAAGACCGCTTAAATTATTTGGAAAATTCCGGTAGAACGGAAGAGGTGAATGCGCTTAAAGAAAAATTAAACGCGTTGAAGGAGTTATCTACCGGTAcggattcggttagcgaaagtGATTCGGAAGAGAATAATATCGGTGCTGACATCTGTTTAGATGATCTCTCTGATGTAGAAGCAGAGTTGGAGTTTAAGAAAAGATGTAGAAGTAGAAAACGAACAAAGAATAACACAATGGCCGTAAAAAGGAACGAAAAAGGTGAAACGCAGCTTCACGTTGCTTGTATTAACGGAAATATTGAGGCCGTGGAGAAATTGTTAGAATCTGGTCACACGACAAATATTAGGGATCATTTCGGCTGGACTCCTCTTCATGAAGCTGCTAATCATGGTCACATAGAAATAGCAAAGTTATTGTTGAAACACGGCGCTAACATAGATGATCCTGGAAGTTTGATGTGTCAGGGAGTCACTCCGCTTCACGATGCGGCTTCTTGCGGTAATTTTGCCATGATAAGGTTCTTAATCGAGCACGGAGCGaatgttcttcttaaaacggacgAAGGTGACACCGTGCTCGATTGCTTGGAGCAATGGCGAGATCGCGTTGATTCTTTATCTTCTGATGATCAAGCAGGCTACGATGAGATACATGAACTGTTGTGCGATAGGATTCCAGCAGATGATAGGAGAAACTCGAAGCACTCTCATAAAACACCGTGTAGCTCCAAAGCTCGTAACACGGAAGGAAATTCTACCGCGAAAAGGATTTCTGCGAGTGAAGATTATAAGAGAACTATAGCTAGCTTAATGCACAGGAGTGATCCAATTGGAATATCTTTGTCTCGTAGCAAACGGAACGCGAAACCACTGTTAAACAGTGAGGAGATGCTTTCTGACGATTGGTTGGAGGATGATATCAATGAAAGTTTTCGTAATAGGTGTCCTGACGAACAATCCACTTCGATGACGAAAAGGAAGTCGAGTAACGACGATGTTGATCCCGGCAAATATTTAAAACGACAGAAGACGAGTTACCAGAATCCGGAAGTAATAGATAAAGAACCTGCTATGGTGATGGAACAAGATAGTAACGATAGTTGCAATTCTGAAATAATGCAGGTTTTCAAGGAACGGAAGAATCAGAAAAGAAAACAACAAATGTCTTTGTTatcgattggatttagtaaaagTACAATTTCGCGTACTCCATCGCCTGCAACACCATCTTGCGTAGAACCTGAGTCAGAAGAAATCGATGCCACGAAATCTGTTATACTTAATATATCGGTGGATGGAAAAGTATTTAAAACACAGGTGGAATTTTCGAATACGATGAAACCGTTGGTGCAAGATATTGTAAGTGACATTGAAAgcaaattttataataattgtGGATGCAAAGTGAAATTAGAATTGAGGGCTATGAACGGTATTGCGATTAATTCCAATAACGTGTTTACGATATTGAATGAAGGAGATATTATCAAAAATTTCGTGTGCGAGATTATCGAATTAGATACCCCACCTATCGTTGAACGATACGGAACGATTTGCAAAAATTATAACATAG ACGTTCGAGAGTGCACATTAAAGTGTTTAAGAACGTGTGAGAACACTTTCATTTTACGTCTAAAACATGATGTCAAAAGGATGGAGCTTATATCTTTATTGAAAACTGTGGAGTATCAGAAGAACATTCAGATACTAGATTTATCTGATAGTATATTGTACGCGATCGGAGACGTTTTAAATGATTGTATTTTAAAATTATCGACTCTGCAAGAACTTTGCCTTCAAGGATGTGACATAAACTCTAACTGCTTAAGTAATATAGAGAAATTTCCGCCTGAACTGAAGGTTTTGAATCTCAGTTATAATCCGCTTGGATCGACGAGCAAAGAAATACTGTGCAAACTTCTCGCTCCTTTAACACAGCTACGGACATTGAATTTACGATACTGCCAGTTGCGTACTTTCCCTTCTGTTTCCAACAAGAATAACCTGATTAATTTAGACGTGTCTGACAATAAATTCAACGATGGTGGACTCTGTACCGTTGTGCAGAGGCAATTGCTTAATTTGAACTTATCAAACACTATTTCTAGCGGTTTTAATTTcgttaaaaatataattaacaaGCCAAACTTTTCGTTTATAAACGTTGAGTGCTTGGAGCTTGCTTTTTGTGAGTTGACCGATATCGATGTTGAAAATGTACTGTCACATACATCGAATCTTTCGAGATTCTTACTCAGGGGAAATAGAAATGTTGGCATACGGTCTCTGAATATGTTATTGAACTACAAACCAACGTTAAGGTATATCGATGTTAGCGGATGCAAAGATATTTCAGAATTCCCTAACTCTGAAGTATTTATCGAAAAGCCTGAAATTTGTACCTTAATTGTGAGCATGGATGAAAAAATGTGCGAATGTTGGATTGAATTATGGCGGGGGGAGGGTATTGTGAAGAAGTTACCCCATAATCTTACTGTTTTTAAGCCCGTTATAGAGTTTGGAAGTTAA